In Mesorhizobium sp. J428, the genomic window CTGTGCCGGGAGCCTCCTGCGCGACCTGGCCGATGCGCAGGCCCTTCGGCAGCGAGATCGAACCGGTCTCCATGGGAAGCTCGCCGGTGATCGCCTTGAACAGCGTGGTCTTGCCGGTGCCGTTGCGCCCGACCAGGCCCGCCTTCGCGCCCGCCGGCAGGCTGAGCGAGGCGTGGTCGAGGAGAAGCCGCCCGGCGATCCGGAGCGAAAGGTCGTTGATCGTAAGCATGGTTCGAGCGTTTTGCACGCTGCGCGCGGCTTCGCAAGGCGGCCGAACCGGGCTTCCGGCGGGCCGCCGAAAGTGCGTTTAGAGACTTCGGAGCTTCGCGCTTGCCGCGGTCGAAGGTTTTTTCCGCGGGTGGGGTGCATTCTGGCGCAAAGCTGTTAACATGCGCGACGCAGAAATCGCCGGATCGTGATTTCATCCGACCGGTGCGCTCGCATCCCGAAATTCCAGACCGAGGTTAGGATATCCATTGCAGGTACTCGTTCGCGAAAACAATGTCGACCAGGCTCTCCGTGTCCTGAAGAAGAAGATGCAGCGTGAAGGCATCTTCCGCGAGATGAAGGCGCGTCAGGCATATGAGAAGCCGTCGGAGAAGCGCGCGCGAGAGAAGGCCGAGGCCGTCCGTCGGTCCCGCAAGGCCGCCCGCAAGCAGATGCAGCGCGAGGGCCTGCTGCCAGCGCCGAAGAAGAAGGTCATCGAGCGCAAGGGCCCGGATCGCGGCCCGCGCCCGGCCTGAGTATACGATAGATCAAGACGTGCGGGCGGCTATGCGAATTGCCGCCCGTTTTCTGTTCGCTGGAAGTAGATCAGGTCGAGCGTCAGCGACGGTTTGCCGAGGCTGGTCAGGATCGTGTGCGCCTGGCCGCGATGATGGGTTTGGTGGTTGAAAATGTGCGCAAGCGCCGGCGCCAGCCGCTGTGACACCGTGCGCATGTCCGTGACGGTCATGTACGTAAAACGGCCGGTCAGCGCCTTTTCGGTCAGGCCTTCGACATAGTTGGCGATCCTCTGGTCCTCCGCCTCGCGCGCGGCGCGCAGCTTGGCGACGTCGGAGAAGAGGATAGTGTCGAGCGTTGCAGGTGCCTGCCCTTCGCCGGTGAAGCGCTTCATCCAGATGCGGTCAGCGACGAGTATATGGTTGAGCGTCGCCATCATCGACCTGAAGAAGGCGCCGGTGTCGCGATTTAATTCGTCTTCCGACAATTCGAGAGCCGCGTCGTAAAGCTGCCCGTTCGCCCAGCTGTTGTAGGCGGCGAACATGCGAAAATGCTGCTTCACGTCTTTCCCTTTCGAGTGATCTTGATCAGACTGGCTCTTAACCCCCTCCAGTGAAGACGCCAATGACCATTCTCCTCTACGAACTCGTGGGCGCCGATCCCTCGCGCCCGTTCAGCCCGCATGTTTGGAAGATCGCGCTGGCGCTGGCCCACAAGGGTCTCGCTTTCGAGACCGTGCCGGTGCCGTTCACAGATGTGCCGAAGATCGAGGGCGGGTTCTCCAAGACCGTGCCCGTGATCCGCGACGGCGGGACGTTGAAGAAGGAATCCTTCGACATCGCGGTCTATCTCGAGGAGACCTATCCGGATCGGCCGAGCCTGTTCAAGGGCGAGGGCGGCAAGGCGGCGGCGCGCTTCGTCGAGCGCTGGTCGCTGGCGGTGGTCCGTCCCTATCTTGGGGGTGCCGCGCTGATGGATATCTACGGGCGCCTCGCTCCGGCGGATCAGGCCTATTTCCGTCCGTCGCGCGAGGCGCGGTTCGGCGGCCGGTCTATGGAGGAGGTATCGGGAGAGCGGGAGGCCGGACTTCATGTCTGGCGCGCCGGACTGGAGCCGCTGCGCGACATGCTCTCGTATCAGCCGTTCATCGGTGGCGACGGGCCGCTCTATGCCGACTACATCGTCGCCGGTTTCCTGCAGTGGGTGAGAGTTGTATCGCCCTTCCGCTTCCTCGACCCGGCCGATCCGGTGGCCGCCTGGTTCGAGCGCTGCCTCGACCTGCATGGCGGCCTGATGCGCAGAGTGCCGGCGGCGGCGTGACGCGGCCGCGCCCCTTGGCAATCGCCGGGGCGGCGTGTATGGAGCGCCACCCATCCGAAAACATATCTGACAAGGACGAAAAATGGCCGTCGAACGCACGTTTTCCATGATCAAGCCGGACGCCACCAAGCGCAATCTGACGGGCGCGATCACCAAGATGCTCGAGGATGCCGGCCTGCGCGTCGTCGCCTCCAAGCGCGTGTGGATGAGCCGCCGCGAGGCCGAGGGCTTCTATGCCGTGCACAAGGAGCGCCCCTTCTTCGGCGAACTGGTCGACTTCATGTCGTCCGGCCCGACGGTGGTGCAGGTGCTCGAAGGCGAGAACGCGATCGCCAAGAACCGTGAAGTGATGGGCGCGACCAACCCGGCCAACGCCGCCGAGGGCACCATCCGCAAGGTGCACGCTCTGTCGATCGGCGAGAACTCGGTCCACGGCTCCGACGCGCCGGAGACCGCGAAGGAAGAGATCGCCTACTGGTTCTCGGGCACCGAGATCGTCGGCTGATTTCAGCCGGCCGCGCAGTTTCGAAAGCCGGGCCTCGCGCCCGGCTTTTTCATGCGCGCCGCCTTAATAACTCGGCCGTTGGCGCAAGCGACGGCGCGGTCCTTGCGCGGGCGAGGAAGTCGTCGGCCGACAGCGGCGGCGCGTAGAGATAGCCCTGGAACATCCGGCAGCCGAAGGCGCGCAGCAGCATTTCCTGCTGTACCGTCTCGACATGCTCCGCCACCGCCGCCAGCCCCAGCGTGTCGGCCATGGCCAGGATGGTGCGCACCAGTGCCCGGTCGCTCTCCCTCGTCTCGATGTCGGCCACGAAGGAGCCATCGATCTTGACCTCGTCGAACGGCATCTGCCGCAGATAGGCGAGCGAGGAGTAGCCGGTGCCGAAATCGTCGAGCGAGAATCGGATGCCGAGCCGGCGCAGCTCATGCATCCGTTCCGCTGTGGCCCTCTGGTTCTCGGCCATCACCTGCTCGGTAAATTCGAGCATCAGGCGCGAGGCGTCGACCGCGTGTTCCTCGATCAGACCCCGGACATGCTGCACGAAGTCCGGGCTGCTGAAGGATTTGGGTGACACGTTGACCGAAAGGCGCAGATGCGCCGTCTCGGGATCAGCCTGCCAGGTGGCGAGCGTCCGCACGCCCTTGGCGAGCACCATACGCCCGAGGTCGTTGATCAGTCCCGATTTCTCGGCGAGCGGGATGAAGCGGTCCGGCCCGACGGGACCGAATTCCGGGTGGTTCCAGCGCAGCAACGCCTCGGCGGAGACCACCCTGCCGAACTGGTCGACCTGCGGCTGGAAATGCAGGTGCAGGCGGTCCTCCGCAAGCGCGGTGCGCAGATCGGCGACGAGGCGGAACTCTTCGTTCTCGTCTGCGGTGGCAGACGGGTCGAACATCGCCATTGCGTTGCGGCCGGACGCTTTGGCTCTGTACATCGCGATGTCGGCGCGCTTCAGCACCTCGTCGACGCGCGGCTCGTGGCCGTCGAAGACGACGATGCCGACGCTTGCGGAGGCGTGATGCTCGACCGCGCCGATCAGGTGCGGCCGCGCGAGTTCGCGCAGCACGGCCTGGGCGGTGCGGTTGGCGCGCGCGGAGGCATCCGCGTCGGTCGCGCCCGCATCCTCGATGCAGACGACGAATTCGTCGCCACCGATGCGGGCCACGAGATCGCCCGGCTCGACACAGGCCGAGAGCCTGCCTGCGACCTGCACGAGATAGGCGTCGCCGATGTCGTGGCCCTCGCTGTCGTTGAGCGTCTTGAAGTTGTCGAGGTCGATGAAGAGCAGCGCGCCGCGTCGCGCCACATGGCGCGTCCGCTCCAGCGTCTCGCCGAGCCTATCGAGCAGGGCACGGCGGTTCGGCAGGTGCGTGAGCGGGTCGAAATAGGCGAGTTCCTTGATCTCGAGTTCCTGCCGTTTGCGCAGTGAAATGTCCGAGGCGTAACCGTGCCAGACGATGGCGCCGCCAACCCTTTCGGGCGCCGCCGAGGCACGCAGCCATTTCTCGACGCCGTCGGGCGTGCGGATGCGGAACTCGTGGTCCCAGTATTTGAACGCCCGGTGGCATTCCCTGAGCGAATGATAGTAGGCGTCGAGGTCTTCGGGAACGATGAGCCTGGTGAACGTCTCGGGGTCCTGCGCCTGGGGGGCGTTGGGGATGCCGGTCAGCCTGTGGAAGCCTTCGCTGTAGTACAGGACGCGGAACGAGCCGTCCGCCTCTCTGCTATACTGGAACAGGCCGCCGGGGATCTGCGTGATCAGCTTCTTGTAGTGTTCCTCAAGCTTGAGGCGCTTAATCGTCTCGGTGATCTCGCGAACCGATCCCTCGTAGAACAGGGGCTTGCCGGTTCGGTTGTGGCGCACGATTCGGGCCGATTCCGAGATCCAGATGCGCTCGCGCGTCTTGTGCCGGTAAATCTCGGAGACGAAGTCCTCGACATGGCCCTGCGAGTGCAGGATACGGCGGAATTCGTCGCGGCGGCCAGGTTCGACATACCATTCTCCACCGATGTCGTGGACGCTGGCCAGCATCTCGGCCTCGCTCGAATAGCCGTTGAGCTTCACCAGTGCCTTGTTGGCGGAGAGCTGTCGGCCGTCGATCGACGAACGATAGATGCCCTCGGAAAGGTGCTCGATGAGGTCGCGGCTGTTCTGGTGTTCGTAGGAGGCCTCGATCCAGCGGCGGCGGTAGGAGAGGGTGGTCGAGACGAGAACGCCAATGACCAGCGGGATGGACATGACTAGCAAGCCTGTCCCCGCTCCCAGCCAGAAAAGGTTCGCCAACGCGTCCAGCATCGCCCCTGAGGATTATCCGAGTAGGGAGAGCTTACGTCAGGGCATTTCCCAAAGCTCTAACTGACGTGAAAAACAGCAGGCACGGTTAATGCGGAATTTATATGCAGGCAAACAATGTGCATATGCCGCCAGGTCGAGGAGTGCAGCGCTTTCCACTTAGGGACTACCGCTGAAATAGCACGGCCGAATTCCCGCGATCTGTCCTTTTCATAGGATTTTACCCGGGAATTCGCGATGCTGGGCGATCAGGCCGTCAGGACCAGCGGCCGAGCGCTTCCTCGTCCGATTCCTTGGCGTCGACCCACCCGCCCTCGGTGCCGTCGGCGAGATGTTCCTTCTTCCAGAAGGGCGCGCGCGACTTGAGGAAATCCATCAGGAAGGAGGCGGCGTCGAAGGCGGCCTGGCGGTGGGCGGAGGCGGCGACCACCAGAACGATGTTCCCGCCCGGCGCGATGCGGCCGACGCGATGGATCGCCGCGAGCGCGGTCACCGGCCACCGCGCGGCGGCCTCCTCGGCGATCCGCCGGATTTCCGCCTCGGCCATGCCGGGATAGTGTTCGAGTTCGAGCGCGGCGAGCGCCCCGTCCTCGCTGCGGCAGAGTCCGCTGAAGGTGACGACGGCGCCCGAGTCGCCCAGGCCGGCCAACAGCGCCGAGACCTCGGCGGAGAGATCGAAATCCTCCTTCTGGATCCTGATCTCGATTCGGGCCGCCATGGCTAGCCGCCGGTCATCGGGGGGAACAGGGCAACCTCGCGCGCGCCGGCGACCGGCTCGTCGTGGCGCGAATGCTCCTGGTTGATCGCGACGCGGATCGCTTCAGGATGGCGCAATGCCTCCTCATAGCCTTCGCCGCGTTCGCGCAGCCACAGGAGAAGGTCGCGCACCGTCTTTACCTCGGCGGGAAGCTCGACCTCTTCTTCCGGAAGGCCGATACGTTCTCTGACCCAGGCGAAGTAGATGAGCTTCACGGCTGCCTCACTCATCCACCACGTGCTTCAGCCCGGCGCGGAAATAGTCGTAACCGGTGTAAAGCGTCACGATCGCCGACACCCAGAGAAGGGTGATGCCGACCTGCGTCGTGTAGGGGAAGATCTTGTCGCCTGCGGGACCGGCCAGCAGGAAGGCGATGGCCACCATCTGGATAGCCGTCTTCCACTTGGCGAGCCGGGTGACGGGCAGGCTGACCTTCAGTTCGGCGAGATATTCGCGCAGGCCCGAGACCAGGATCTCGCGGCACAGGATGACGATGGCCGCCCACAGCGACCAGCCGTGGATTGTCTCGACGGGATCGGCGGCAAGCAGCATGAGGCACGTGGAGACCAGGAGCTTGTCGGCGATCGGGTCGAGCATGCGGCCGATGTTCGACGTCTGTTTCCAGATGCGCGCGAGATAGCCGTCGAGATAGTCGGTGACGCTCGCCAGCACGAAGAGGAACAGGGCCAACCAGCGAGCGAAGTCGCTCGATCTCGAGTCGTCCCTCCAGATAGAAGCAGACGACGATCAGCGGCACCGCGAGGATGCGCCCGTAAGTCAGCAGATTCGGAATATTGTACGCCTTGCTAGCCATCCGCCGTCTTTTCGCTTCTCATCTCTGACTGTCAACAGATGCGGCCTCTTCCGGTCAACCGCAAGGGCCGGTTCCGCCGGCGCGCCGAACTATCGGTTGCGCCAGAGCCGATTCGCCCCTCCCGGCTCACTAATGGGATGAATCAGCCATTGTCGTGGAAGTGGTCGTAAATCTGTTTCGCGAGCGATTCCGACACACCCTCGACCGCCCTCAGATCGGCAAGTGCCGCGCGGCTTACGGCCTTGGCGGTGCCGAAGTGATGCAGCAGCGCGCGCTTGCGCGTTGGGCCGATGCCGGCGATCTCGTCGAGCGGGTTGCGCGTCATCTCCTTCTTGCGGCGCGCGCGGTGCGAGCCGATCGCAAAGCGATGCGCCTCGTCGCGCAGCCGCTGGATGAAGTAAAGCATCGGATCGCGCGGCGGCAGCATGAACGGGTCTCGTCCCCTGGCGAAGAAGCGCTCGCGCC contains:
- the moaD gene encoding molybdopterin converting factor subunit 1 produces the protein MSEAAVKLIYFAWVRERIGLPEEEVELPAEVKTVRDLLLWLRERGEGYEEALRHPEAIRVAINQEHSRHDEPVAGAREVALFPPMTGG
- a CDS encoding molybdenum cofactor biosynthesis protein MoaE, with translation MAARIEIRIQKEDFDLSAEVSALLAGLGDSGAVVTFSGLCRSEDGALAALELEHYPGMAEAEIRRIAEEAAARWPVTALAAIHRVGRIAPGGNIVLVVAASAHRQAAFDAASFLMDFLKSRAPFWKKEHLADGTEGGWVDAKESDEEALGRWS
- a CDS encoding DinB family protein, translating into MKQHFRMFAAYNSWANGQLYDAALELSEDELNRDTGAFFRSMMATLNHILVADRIWMKRFTGEGQAPATLDTILFSDVAKLRAAREAEDQRIANYVEGLTEKALTGRFTYMTVTDMRTVSQRLAPALAHIFNHQTHHRGQAHTILTSLGKPSLTLDLIYFQRTENGRQFA
- a CDS encoding bifunctional diguanylate cyclase/phosphodiesterase, with amino-acid sequence MSIPLVIGVLVSTTLSYRRRWIEASYEHQNSRDLIEHLSEGIYRSSIDGRQLSANKALVKLNGYSSEAEMLASVHDIGGEWYVEPGRRDEFRRILHSQGHVEDFVSEIYRHKTRERIWISESARIVRHNRTGKPLFYEGSVREITETIKRLKLEEHYKKLITQIPGGLFQYSREADGSFRVLYYSEGFHRLTGIPNAPQAQDPETFTRLIVPEDLDAYYHSLRECHRAFKYWDHEFRIRTPDGVEKWLRASAAPERVGGAIVWHGYASDISLRKRQELEIKELAYFDPLTHLPNRRALLDRLGETLERTRHVARRGALLFIDLDNFKTLNDSEGHDIGDAYLVQVAGRLSACVEPGDLVARIGGDEFVVCIEDAGATDADASARANRTAQAVLRELARPHLIGAVEHHASASVGIVVFDGHEPRVDEVLKRADIAMYRAKASGRNAMAMFDPSATADENEEFRLVADLRTALAEDRLHLHFQPQVDQFGRVVSAEALLRWNHPEFGPVGPDRFIPLAEKSGLINDLGRMVLAKGVRTLATWQADPETAHLRLSVNVSPKSFSSPDFVQHVRGLIEEHAVDASRLMLEFTEQVMAENQRATAERMHELRRLGIRFSLDDFGTGYSSLAYLRQMPFDEVKIDGSFVADIETRESDRALVRTILAMADTLGLAAVAEHVETVQQEMLLRAFGCRMFQGYLYAPPLSADDFLARARTAPSLAPTAELLRRRA
- the rpsU gene encoding 30S ribosomal protein S21, producing MQVLVRENNVDQALRVLKKKMQREGIFREMKARQAYEKPSEKRAREKAEAVRRSRKAARKQMQREGLLPAPKKKVIERKGPDRGPRPA
- a CDS encoding glutathione S-transferase family protein, with translation MTILLYELVGADPSRPFSPHVWKIALALAHKGLAFETVPVPFTDVPKIEGGFSKTVPVIRDGGTLKKESFDIAVYLEETYPDRPSLFKGEGGKAAARFVERWSLAVVRPYLGGAALMDIYGRLAPADQAYFRPSREARFGGRSMEEVSGEREAGLHVWRAGLEPLRDMLSYQPFIGGDGPLYADYIVAGFLQWVRVVSPFRFLDPADPVAAWFERCLDLHGGLMRRVPAAA
- the ndk gene encoding nucleoside-diphosphate kinase, with product MAVERTFSMIKPDATKRNLTGAITKMLEDAGLRVVASKRVWMSRREAEGFYAVHKERPFFGELVDFMSSGPTVVQVLEGENAIAKNREVMGATNPANAAEGTIRKVHALSIGENSVHGSDAPETAKEEIAYWFSGTEIVG